Proteins from a single region of Nocardiopsis dassonvillei subsp. dassonvillei DSM 43111:
- a CDS encoding carbon-nitrogen hydrolase family protein has product MTRGPLRVALDQGTGPGADPAAALDRLAERARAAADAGARLLVGPEMSLTGYNLDPGLLARLAEPHDGPLSEAVTAIAADTGVAIVHGFPERADGAVYNAVQLVDSNGDRRTYRKTHLFGDLDRGAFSPGAEPVVQADLDGIRVGLLVCYDVEFPEAVRAHALAGTELLLVPTALMLPFTEVAERIVPVRALENQIHLAYVNRCDAEGDLRYAGLSTLVAPDGSETLRAGPGEEFLVGDVDPDALARARREQSYLDDRRPALYRTLTV; this is encoded by the coding sequence GTGACACGCGGACCCCTGCGCGTGGCCCTTGACCAGGGCACCGGACCAGGCGCGGACCCCGCCGCCGCCCTCGACCGGCTCGCCGAGCGTGCCAGAGCCGCCGCCGACGCCGGAGCCCGCCTGCTGGTGGGGCCCGAGATGTCCCTGACCGGCTACAACCTGGACCCCGGCCTCCTGGCCCGGCTGGCCGAACCCCACGACGGCCCCCTCAGCGAGGCGGTCACCGCCATCGCCGCCGACACCGGCGTCGCCATCGTCCACGGTTTCCCCGAGCGCGCCGACGGCGCCGTGTACAACGCCGTCCAGCTCGTGGACTCCAACGGCGACCGCCGGACCTACCGCAAGACCCACCTGTTCGGCGACCTGGACCGCGGGGCGTTCTCCCCGGGCGCGGAGCCGGTGGTCCAGGCCGACCTCGACGGGATCCGCGTCGGCCTGCTGGTCTGCTACGACGTCGAGTTCCCCGAGGCCGTGCGCGCCCACGCCCTCGCCGGCACCGAACTCCTCCTCGTCCCCACCGCGCTCATGCTGCCCTTCACCGAGGTGGCCGAGCGGATCGTGCCGGTGCGCGCCCTGGAGAACCAGATCCACCTGGCGTACGTGAACCGCTGCGACGCCGAGGGCGACCTGCGCTACGCGGGGCTGAGCACCCTGGTCGCACCCGACGGCTCCGAGACGCTGCGGGCCGGTCCCGGCGAGGAGTTCCTGGTCGGCGACGTCGACCCGGACGCCCTCGCCCGCGCCCGCCGCGAGCAGTCCTACCTGGACGACCGCCGTCCGGCCCTGTACCGGACACTCACCGTGTGA
- a CDS encoding GNAT family N-acetyltransferase: protein MLRTSPVRILGERDREAVRALLDADPVGNVFVASRLMATGLSGGAEVWGHTERGRLTALCYSGANLVPVNAGPAAIRSFADHARWRGRRCSSIVGPVDAVSDFWQQVTPAWGPARVIRASQPVLEISGPPSVPADPLVRRVQLSELNTLVPACVAMFTEEVGVPPDSGDGGALYRARVAELVRTGRAFARIEDGRVVFKAEIGAVTRHACQVQGVWVHPDLRGQGHSTAGMAAVVEYALAEIAPRVTLYVNDFNTPARAAYQRVGFRQVGEVMSVLF from the coding sequence ATGCTGCGGACCTCGCCGGTACGGATCCTCGGAGAACGCGACCGGGAGGCCGTTCGCGCGCTCCTGGACGCCGACCCCGTGGGCAACGTCTTCGTCGCCTCCCGCCTGATGGCCACCGGCCTCTCCGGCGGCGCCGAGGTGTGGGGGCACACGGAGAGGGGACGCCTGACCGCCCTGTGCTACTCGGGGGCCAACCTCGTCCCCGTCAACGCCGGACCGGCCGCGATCCGCAGCTTCGCCGACCACGCCCGGTGGAGGGGCCGCCGCTGCTCCTCGATCGTCGGGCCCGTCGACGCGGTCAGCGACTTCTGGCAGCAGGTCACCCCGGCGTGGGGGCCCGCCCGCGTCATCCGGGCCAGCCAGCCCGTCCTGGAGATCAGCGGCCCGCCCTCGGTGCCCGCCGACCCCCTGGTGCGCCGGGTCCAGCTGTCCGAACTCAACACCCTCGTGCCCGCCTGCGTGGCCATGTTCACCGAGGAGGTCGGCGTCCCGCCGGACTCCGGCGACGGCGGCGCGCTCTACCGGGCCCGGGTGGCCGAACTGGTGCGCACCGGCCGGGCCTTCGCCCGCATCGAGGACGGGCGCGTGGTGTTCAAGGCCGAGATCGGCGCGGTCACCCGGCACGCCTGCCAGGTCCAGGGCGTGTGGGTACACCCGGACCTGCGCGGCCAGGGCCACTCCACGGCGGGGATGGCCGCCGTGGTCGAGTACGCGCTCGCCGAGATCGCGCCCCGCGTCACCCTCTACGTCAACGACTTCAACACCCCGGCCCGCGCCGCCTACCAGAGGGTGGGCTTCCGCCAGGTCGGCGAGGTCATGTCGGTGCTGTTCTGA
- a CDS encoding DUF1918 domain-containing protein produces the protein MHASVGDRIHVRDRGTSTEDWAGEVIEVRGSDGGPPYVVRFPDGRETLIYPGPDAVVVPATAE, from the coding sequence GTGCATGCGAGTGTGGGGGACCGGATCCATGTCAGGGACAGAGGGACGAGTACGGAGGACTGGGCGGGAGAGGTCATCGAGGTCCGCGGCTCCGACGGGGGACCGCCCTACGTGGTGCGCTTCCCCGACGGCCGCGAGACCCTGATCTACCCGGGGCCGGACGCCGTGGTCGTGCCCGCGACGGCGGAGTAG
- a CDS encoding amino acid permease, with protein MVDQKSPAGTRGAAGPGGAPALRQRLTRRKPIERLVAETRDSEGSGLQRHMGFWQLSMIGIGATLGTGIFVVLGEAVPVAGPAVIVSFVLAGITALFSALAYAEMAGMIPASGSAYSYSYATIGEFMAWVCGWCLMLTYGVSVAAVGVGWGEYINELLQLTTGLSLPGAVLSGPLEGGVINLPAAVVVLLSMFALLAGVRESSRVNAVMVAVKVAILVMFVAIAITAVQDGNFAPFMPMGMAGVSAAGATLFFSYIGFDSVSTASEEAKNPQRDLPRAIMFAMILVTALYCLVAFAAVGALDWTGFVDGETSLAGILTAVTGTPVWAVIFAAGAVLALASVVLVVLYSQTRILYAMSRDGLIPKAFSTLDAKGTPRANTLITSVLIAVLAALVPLGPLADATAIGTLFAFALVNVAVLVLRRSRPDLPRAFRVPGAPVTPVLGVLACAYLMFSMSMSVWVAFLVWLAVGVAIYFAYSMRRSALETDPEVSEVRS; from the coding sequence GTGGTGGACCAGAAGAGCCCGGCGGGCACCCGCGGGGCCGCAGGCCCGGGCGGTGCGCCCGCGCTGAGGCAGCGCCTCACCAGGCGCAAGCCGATCGAGAGGCTCGTCGCCGAGACCCGGGACTCCGAGGGCAGCGGCCTCCAGCGGCACATGGGCTTCTGGCAGCTGTCCATGATCGGGATCGGCGCCACCCTGGGCACCGGCATCTTCGTCGTGCTGGGCGAGGCCGTCCCCGTCGCCGGACCGGCCGTCATCGTCTCGTTCGTGCTCGCCGGGATCACCGCGCTGTTCTCCGCGCTCGCCTACGCCGAGATGGCCGGGATGATCCCCGCCTCCGGCTCCGCCTACTCCTACAGCTACGCCACCATCGGCGAGTTCATGGCCTGGGTGTGCGGCTGGTGCCTCATGCTCACCTACGGGGTGTCGGTCGCCGCGGTCGGTGTCGGCTGGGGCGAGTACATCAACGAGCTCCTCCAGCTCACCACCGGCCTGTCCCTGCCGGGCGCGGTGCTCTCCGGTCCTCTGGAGGGCGGTGTGATCAACCTGCCCGCCGCCGTCGTGGTCCTGCTGTCCATGTTCGCCCTGCTCGCCGGGGTCCGCGAGAGCAGCCGCGTCAACGCCGTCATGGTCGCCGTCAAGGTCGCCATCCTGGTGATGTTCGTGGCCATCGCGATCACCGCCGTCCAGGACGGCAACTTCGCCCCGTTCATGCCGATGGGCATGGCCGGTGTCAGCGCCGCGGGCGCCACCCTGTTCTTCTCCTACATCGGCTTCGACTCGGTCTCCACCGCGAGCGAGGAGGCCAAGAACCCGCAGCGCGACCTGCCCCGGGCGATCATGTTCGCGATGATCCTGGTCACCGCGCTGTACTGCCTGGTCGCCTTCGCGGCGGTCGGCGCGCTCGACTGGACCGGCTTCGTCGACGGCGAGACCTCCCTGGCGGGCATCCTGACCGCGGTCACCGGCACCCCCGTGTGGGCGGTCATCTTCGCCGCCGGTGCGGTCCTGGCCCTGGCCAGCGTGGTCCTGGTCGTGCTCTACAGCCAGACCCGCATCCTCTACGCCATGTCGCGCGACGGCCTCATCCCCAAGGCCTTCTCCACCCTCGACGCCAAGGGCACCCCGCGCGCGAACACCCTCATCACCTCCGTGCTCATCGCGGTGCTCGCCGCCCTGGTCCCGCTCGGGCCGCTCGCCGACGCCACCGCCATCGGCACCCTCTTCGCCTTCGCCCTGGTCAACGTGGCCGTCCTGGTGCTGCGGCGCAGCAGGCCCGACCTGCCGCGCGCCTTCCGCGTGCCGGGGGCGCCGGTCACGCCGGTCCTGGGCGTGCTGGCCTGCGCCTACCTCATGTTCAGCATGTCGATGAGCGTGTGGGTGGCCTTCCTGGTCTGGCTCGCCGTCGGCGTGGCGATCTACTTCGCCTACAGCATGCGCCGCTCCGCGCTGGAGACCGACCCCGAGGTCAGCGAGGTCCGCTCCTAG
- a CDS encoding Lrp/AsnC family transcriptional regulator — translation MRLDRVDERIIAILGADARMSFAEIGQRVGLSPSAVKRRVDRLVESGAVRGFTVVVEPQAVGWTTEAFIELYCRARTSPGEIRTGLAGYAEITSACTVTGEADAIVQVRARDTHHLEEVIERLGAEPFVVRTKSTLVLSRLVDQPILAGTADLP, via the coding sequence ATGCGGCTGGATCGTGTCGATGAGCGGATCATCGCGATACTCGGCGCGGACGCGCGGATGAGCTTCGCCGAGATCGGCCAGCGGGTCGGGCTGAGCCCCTCCGCGGTCAAGCGCCGCGTGGACCGGCTGGTGGAGTCCGGCGCGGTGCGCGGGTTCACCGTGGTGGTGGAGCCCCAGGCCGTGGGGTGGACCACCGAGGCCTTCATCGAGCTGTACTGCCGGGCCCGCACGTCGCCGGGCGAGATCCGGACGGGGCTCGCGGGCTACGCCGAGATCACCTCCGCGTGCACGGTCACCGGTGAGGCGGACGCCATCGTGCAGGTCCGCGCCCGTGACACCCACCACCTGGAGGAGGTCATCGAGCGGCTGGGCGCCGAGCCGTTCGTGGTGCGGACCAAGAGCACGCTCGTGCTCTCGCGCCTGGTGGACCAGCCCATCCTCGCCGGGACGGCCGACCTGCCCTGA
- a CDS encoding M50 family metallopeptidase, producing MVALMTVVGIVLFVFGLLFSIAWHELGHMSTAKMFGIKCTEFMVGFGKTLWSVRRGETEYGIKAVPLGGFVRMVGMLPPSRQSADGSSRKLSRWRAMAEDAREASYVELSPEDQDRQFYQRAPWKRLIVMFAGPGMNVILAAILLAVLFMGIGVPQSTTQIATVSECVVPAGSSVTDCEDAPPTPAAEAGMLPGDVIVSVGGESTPDWSTANRQIREAMGDTEIVVERDGERLPLNVDIVENELPARDAEGEFVYETDADGEPVYDEQGYRVYETEVVGFLGIVFATERAPLTLAESAAEMGNMMIGVGEALIALPSKVPDVFAAAFLGEQRTQDSPVGIVGISRIGGEIMAQGLPVADTAAIMIQILAGVNLFLFAFNLVPILPLDGGHMAGAIWEWIKRGWAKLFRRPEPAPVDVAMLTPVAYVVVACFLVFSVVLLVADLFNPVRLFG from the coding sequence ATGGTCGCCCTGATGACCGTGGTCGGGATCGTCCTGTTCGTCTTCGGCCTGCTGTTCTCGATCGCCTGGCACGAGCTGGGACACATGTCCACGGCCAAGATGTTCGGGATCAAGTGCACCGAGTTCATGGTGGGCTTCGGCAAGACCCTGTGGTCCGTCCGCAGGGGCGAGACCGAGTACGGCATCAAGGCGGTCCCGCTGGGCGGGTTCGTGCGCATGGTCGGCATGCTCCCGCCCTCGCGTCAGAGCGCCGACGGCAGCTCCCGCAAGCTCTCGCGGTGGCGGGCCATGGCCGAGGACGCCCGTGAGGCGTCCTACGTCGAGCTGTCCCCCGAGGACCAGGACCGGCAGTTCTACCAGCGGGCGCCCTGGAAGCGCCTCATCGTGATGTTCGCCGGTCCGGGCATGAACGTCATCCTGGCCGCGATCCTGCTCGCCGTGCTGTTCATGGGCATCGGGGTGCCGCAGAGCACCACCCAGATCGCCACGGTCAGCGAGTGCGTGGTCCCCGCGGGCAGCTCCGTCACCGACTGCGAGGACGCCCCGCCCACGCCCGCGGCCGAGGCCGGGATGCTGCCCGGCGACGTCATCGTCTCCGTCGGCGGCGAGTCCACCCCGGACTGGAGCACCGCCAACCGGCAGATCCGCGAGGCCATGGGTGACACGGAGATCGTGGTCGAGCGCGACGGCGAGCGGCTGCCGCTGAACGTCGACATCGTCGAGAACGAGCTCCCGGCCCGCGACGCCGAGGGCGAGTTCGTCTACGAGACCGACGCCGACGGCGAACCGGTCTACGACGAGCAGGGCTACCGCGTCTACGAGACTGAGGTCGTGGGCTTCCTCGGCATCGTCTTCGCCACCGAGCGCGCCCCGCTCACCCTCGCCGAGTCCGCCGCCGAGATGGGCAACATGATGATCGGCGTCGGCGAGGCCCTCATCGCCCTGCCCAGCAAGGTGCCCGACGTGTTCGCCGCGGCCTTCCTGGGCGAGCAGCGCACCCAGGACTCCCCGGTGGGCATCGTCGGCATCTCCCGCATCGGCGGAGAGATCATGGCCCAGGGACTCCCCGTGGCCGACACCGCCGCGATCATGATCCAGATCCTGGCCGGGGTGAACCTCTTCCTGTTCGCCTTCAACCTGGTGCCCATCCTGCCGCTGGACGGCGGGCACATGGCCGGCGCCATCTGGGAGTGGATCAAGCGCGGCTGGGCCAAGCTGTTCCGCAGACCCGAACCCGCCCCGGTGGACGTGGCGATGCTGACACCGGTGGCCTACGTGGTCGTGGCCTGCTTCCTGGTGTTCAGCGTGGTCCTGCTCGTGGCCGACCTGTTCAACCCGGTCAGACTCTTCGGCTGA
- a CDS encoding flavin monoamine oxidase family protein, protein MTSAVPTAAGAAPAQDNTPLNMCGPDFPFAYDAYLDHPAGLGQVPAERHGTEVAVIGGGLSGIVTAYELMKMGLKPVVYEADRIGGRLRTEKLAGCPDDVVAEMGAMRFPPSSTAFWHYVDRVGLETTPFPNPLSPATPSTVVDLKGRSHYATSLDDLPEVYREVARAWDATLDSVQHTRMQEAIRERDVATQKEIWNELVARLDNQTFYGFLCDSPAFASFRHREIFGQVGFGTGGWDTDFPNSILEILRVTYTGADDDHMGIVGGVEQLPLRLWEDAPDKLVHWAQGTTLASLHGGGPRPAVTALRRTAAKGSPAGNITVTDASGSTRTYAAAVFTAQSWMMLSKIDCDEDLLPIDHWTAIERTHYMESSKLFVPVDRAFWRDRDPETGRDVMSMTLTDRMTRGTYLLEGSDPDGPAAICMSYTWCDDSLKWLPLSANERLEVMLSSLSKIYPGVDIRSHITGDPVTVSWEDEPYFMGAFKANLPGHYRYQRRLFTHFRQDGLEERHRGLFLAGDDVSWTAGWAEGAVQTALNAVWGVVHHLGGGTDPSNPGPGDLFDELAPVALPED, encoded by the coding sequence ATGACGTCTGCCGTGCCCACGGCCGCCGGTGCCGCACCCGCGCAGGACAACACGCCGCTGAACATGTGCGGGCCGGACTTCCCGTTCGCCTACGACGCCTACCTGGACCACCCCGCCGGACTCGGGCAGGTCCCGGCGGAGCGCCACGGCACCGAGGTCGCCGTCATCGGCGGCGGGCTGTCGGGGATCGTCACCGCCTACGAGCTGATGAAGATGGGGCTCAAACCGGTCGTGTACGAGGCCGACCGCATCGGCGGGCGGCTGCGCACCGAGAAGCTCGCGGGCTGCCCCGACGACGTGGTCGCCGAGATGGGCGCCATGCGCTTCCCGCCCTCCTCCACCGCCTTCTGGCACTACGTGGACCGCGTGGGCCTGGAGACGACGCCGTTCCCCAACCCGCTCTCCCCGGCGACCCCCAGCACCGTGGTCGACCTCAAGGGGCGGTCCCACTACGCCACCTCCCTCGACGACCTGCCCGAGGTCTACCGCGAGGTGGCCCGCGCCTGGGACGCGACCCTGGACAGCGTCCAGCACACCCGCATGCAGGAGGCCATCCGCGAGCGCGACGTGGCCACCCAGAAGGAGATCTGGAACGAGCTGGTCGCCCGGCTCGACAACCAGACCTTCTACGGCTTCCTGTGCGACTCCCCGGCCTTCGCCTCCTTCCGCCACCGCGAGATCTTCGGCCAGGTGGGCTTCGGGACCGGCGGCTGGGACACCGACTTCCCCAACTCCATCCTGGAGATCCTGCGCGTCACCTACACCGGCGCCGACGACGACCACATGGGCATCGTGGGCGGTGTGGAGCAGCTGCCGCTGCGCCTGTGGGAGGACGCCCCGGACAAGCTCGTGCACTGGGCGCAGGGCACCACCCTGGCCTCGCTGCACGGGGGCGGCCCGCGTCCGGCCGTCACCGCCCTGCGCCGCACCGCGGCCAAGGGCTCCCCGGCGGGCAACATCACGGTCACCGACGCCTCGGGCTCCACCCGCACCTACGCGGCGGCCGTGTTCACCGCGCAGAGCTGGATGATGCTGTCCAAGATCGACTGCGACGAGGACCTGCTGCCCATCGACCACTGGACGGCGATCGAGCGCACCCACTACATGGAGTCCTCGAAGCTGTTCGTGCCGGTGGACCGCGCGTTCTGGCGGGACAGGGACCCCGAGACCGGACGCGACGTCATGAGCATGACGCTCACCGACCGCATGACCCGGGGCACCTACCTGCTGGAGGGGTCCGACCCGGACGGCCCGGCGGCGATCTGCATGTCCTACACCTGGTGCGACGACTCGCTCAAGTGGCTGCCGCTGTCGGCCAACGAGCGCCTGGAGGTCATGCTCTCGTCGCTGTCCAAGATCTACCCGGGCGTGGACATCCGCTCGCACATCACCGGCGACCCGGTGACGGTGTCGTGGGAGGACGAGCCCTACTTCATGGGCGCGTTCAAGGCCAACCTCCCGGGCCACTACCGCTACCAGCGCCGTCTGTTCACGCACTTCCGCCAGGACGGCCTGGAGGAGCGCCACCGGGGCCTGTTCCTGGCCGGGGACGACGTGTCCTGGACGGCGGGCTGGGCCGAGGGCGCCGTGCAGACCGCGCTCAACGCCGTGTGGGGCGTGGTCCACCACCTCGGCGGCGGGACCGACCCGTCCAACCCGGGCCCCGGCGACCTGTTCGACGAGCTCGCGCCGGTCGCCCTCCCCGAGGACTGA
- a CDS encoding alpha/beta hydrolase gives MRARTRAGVSAVAVLASLVAAVPAQAGQTTRIDQGGLDWAPCEDIQPVADENLECATLTVPLARTADGERLVGRDDTVELALSRVPASGEARHTLLVNPGGPGSAGRQWASYTYWRMPAELRETHDVVSFDPRGVGASTPSIACDPGHFTPVRPDAVPADAAAEEALRADARAYAEACADNTGLLLDHTRTVDTAHDMDAIRAALGRERIDYLGYSYGSYLGTVYSALYPDRVRSLVLDSVVDPDKPWYESNLAQNRALDRAANAFFAWTARHHDVYGLGTTGEQVAGAYYALRSELADEPAEGTVGPTELEGTAMVVAYSSAYWTSVADALSARITESDGAPLLALYEAYGENAGSDRGYGGYLAVQCTDSHWPRDWSTWSADAEKSHAEAPFMSWNNTWYNAPCASWSAGSGDWFQVGDGPGEHPAYEGDVLLVHATEDGATPVEGAFALRERLPASALVIEEGGHTHGVSLTGNECVDEIVTAYLRDGELPARAGGEGPDVTCEGRPEPQPRTAQNAPGTMVERPAPLPGHHVGAIVESETRE, from the coding sequence GTGCGAGCACGAACCCGGGCCGGCGTCTCGGCCGTGGCGGTCCTGGCCTCCCTGGTCGCGGCGGTCCCCGCCCAGGCCGGCCAGACCACCCGCATCGACCAGGGCGGCCTCGACTGGGCGCCCTGCGAGGACATCCAGCCCGTCGCGGACGAGAACCTGGAGTGCGCCACCCTCACCGTCCCCCTCGCCCGCACCGCCGACGGCGAGCGGCTCGTCGGCCGGGACGACACCGTCGAACTCGCGCTCTCGCGGGTCCCCGCCAGCGGCGAGGCCCGCCACACCCTGCTGGTCAACCCCGGGGGGCCCGGCAGCGCCGGACGCCAGTGGGCCTCCTACACCTACTGGCGCATGCCCGCGGAACTGCGCGAGACCCACGACGTCGTCTCCTTCGACCCGCGCGGCGTGGGCGCCTCCACCCCGTCCATCGCCTGCGACCCCGGCCACTTCACCCCCGTGCGCCCCGACGCCGTGCCCGCCGACGCCGCCGCCGAGGAGGCGCTGCGCGCCGACGCCCGGGCCTACGCCGAGGCCTGCGCGGACAACACCGGTCTCCTGCTCGACCACACCCGCACCGTGGACACCGCCCACGACATGGACGCCATCCGGGCCGCTCTGGGCCGCGAGCGGATCGACTACCTCGGCTACTCCTACGGCAGCTACCTGGGCACCGTCTACTCCGCGCTCTACCCCGACCGCGTCCGCTCCCTGGTCCTGGACAGCGTGGTCGACCCCGACAAGCCCTGGTACGAGAGCAACCTCGCCCAGAACCGCGCGCTGGACCGCGCGGCGAACGCATTCTTCGCCTGGACCGCCCGCCACCACGACGTCTACGGGCTCGGCACGACCGGGGAACAGGTCGCCGGGGCCTACTACGCGCTGCGCTCGGAACTGGCGGACGAACCCGCCGAGGGCACCGTCGGCCCCACCGAGCTGGAGGGCACGGCCATGGTGGTCGCCTACAGCAGCGCCTACTGGACCTCGGTCGCCGACGCGCTCTCGGCCCGGATCACCGAGTCCGACGGCGCACCCCTGCTCGCCCTGTACGAGGCCTACGGCGAGAACGCCGGGTCCGACCGCGGTTACGGCGGCTACCTCGCCGTCCAGTGCACCGACTCCCACTGGCCCAGGGACTGGTCCACCTGGAGTGCCGACGCCGAGAAGTCCCACGCCGAGGCGCCCTTCATGAGCTGGAACAACACCTGGTACAACGCTCCGTGCGCGTCCTGGAGCGCCGGATCCGGCGACTGGTTCCAGGTCGGCGACGGCCCCGGCGAGCACCCCGCCTACGAGGGCGACGTGCTCCTGGTCCACGCCACCGAGGACGGCGCCACCCCGGTCGAGGGCGCCTTCGCCCTGCGCGAGCGCCTGCCCGCCTCCGCCCTGGTGATCGAGGAGGGCGGCCACACCCACGGCGTCTCCCTCACCGGCAACGAATGCGTGGACGAGATCGTCACCGCCTACCTCCGGGACGGGGAGCTGCCCGCGCGCGCCGGGGGAGAGGGGCCCGACGTCACCTGTGAGGGACGTCCCGAACCCCAGCCGCGTACCGCCCAGAACGCACCTGGGACGATGGTGGAGCGCCCCGCGCCGCTACCCGGGCACCACGTGGGCGCGATCGTGGAGTCCGAGACGCGGGAGTAA
- the ispG gene encoding flavodoxin-dependent (E)-4-hydroxy-3-methylbut-2-enyl-diphosphate synthase has protein sequence MTVDLGIPAAPPRPLATRRKTRQIMVGNVPVGGDAPVSVQSMTTTRTSDINATLQQIAELTAAGCQIVRVAVPTNDDADALPIIARKSQIPVIADIHFQPKYVFQAIDAGCAAVRVNPGNIKKFDDKVAEIAKAAGEAGTPIRIGVNAGSLDKRLLQKYGKATPEALVESALWECSLFEEHGFRDIKISVKHNDPVVMVNAYRQLAAACDYPLHLGVTEAGPAFQGTIKSAVAFGALLSEGIGDTIRVSLSAPPAEEVKVGNQILESLGLRERGLEIVSCPSCGRAQVDVYTLAEEVTAGLEGMEVPLRVAVMGCVVNGPGEARDADLGVASGNGKGQIFVKGEVIKTVPESKIVETLIEEAMRIAEEMGESGAESGAPTVSVAG, from the coding sequence GTGACCGTCGATCTCGGTATTCCCGCCGCACCGCCGCGCCCGCTGGCGACCCGCCGCAAGACGCGGCAGATCATGGTCGGAAACGTCCCCGTCGGCGGGGACGCCCCGGTGTCCGTGCAGTCGATGACGACCACCCGTACCTCCGACATCAACGCGACCCTCCAGCAGATCGCGGAGCTGACCGCCGCGGGCTGCCAGATCGTCCGCGTGGCCGTGCCCACCAACGACGACGCCGACGCCCTGCCGATCATCGCCAGGAAGTCGCAGATCCCGGTGATCGCCGACATCCACTTCCAGCCCAAGTACGTGTTCCAGGCGATCGACGCCGGATGCGCCGCCGTGCGCGTCAACCCGGGCAACATCAAGAAGTTCGACGACAAGGTCGCCGAGATCGCCAAGGCGGCCGGTGAGGCCGGGACGCCGATCCGCATCGGCGTCAACGCCGGTTCGCTGGACAAGCGCCTGCTCCAGAAGTACGGCAAGGCCACGCCTGAGGCCCTGGTCGAGTCGGCTCTGTGGGAGTGCTCGCTGTTCGAGGAGCACGGCTTCCGCGACATCAAGATCTCGGTCAAGCACAACGACCCCGTGGTCATGGTCAACGCCTACCGCCAGCTCGCCGCGGCCTGCGACTACCCGCTGCACCTGGGCGTGACCGAGGCCGGTCCCGCCTTCCAGGGCACCATCAAGTCCGCCGTGGCCTTCGGCGCTCTGCTCTCGGAGGGCATCGGCGACACCATCCGCGTGTCCCTGTCCGCGCCCCCCGCGGAGGAGGTCAAGGTCGGCAACCAGATCCTGGAGTCGCTCGGGCTGCGCGAGCGCGGCCTGGAGATCGTCTCCTGCCCCAGCTGCGGCCGGGCCCAGGTGGACGTGTACACGCTCGCCGAGGAGGTCACCGCGGGTCTGGAGGGCATGGAGGTGCCGCTGCGCGTGGCCGTCATGGGTTGCGTCGTCAACGGCCCCGGCGAGGCCCGCGACGCCGACCTGGGCGTGGCCTCCGGCAACGGCAAGGGCCAGATCTTCGTCAAGGGCGAGGTCATCAAGACCGTGCCCGAGTCCAAGATCGTGGAGACCCTCATCGAGGAGGCCATGCGCATCGCCGAGGAGATGGGCGAGTCCGGCGCCGAGTCGGGCGCGCCCACGGTCTCCGTGGCAGGCTGA